CCTCTGCCTGTGCGGCCGTCGTCTCCGACTCTGTCGTTTCTGCCTCTttcgctgcagatgcagaaccGGAGGTTGTGCTTTTTTtccctgctttcttcttcttttggaGTGCGGCGACCTaacagcagaagaataaGTATTTAGCGAGCTATTATCTGGCCATGCTAATCTGGGTATTAAGGCCGGGATGATTCTTCAGTTCAGACATACTCTTTTCTTGGCCGCTGCGAGCTTTTCGGCCTTGAggcgctcttcttcgtcggtcATAGTGCTAGCAATGAAATTAGGGAGTTCGTGAGGGGAAAGAGTGAGTTTGTGCTGTACAGGTAAGTAGGGCGGGAGGACAGCTTTCCCCGTGTCTCGCACGGTCCACCTGGTTATACATGAGACGATCAGCGATGTCCCGCCTGCAACTACACGAGATATACGTAGACTTTATTGCAAAAAATTGTTGATCGGAGCCCTTTTAGCGTTTGAAATACTGGCAAAGTAGATAGACATTTGCAAAGGTCGTTACCTAATCGTGACTCTGAACGCAAGTCGCCCACCTTATAATCCCCCACATGTTCTGCGCCCTCAAGTCCCTACAGTGAAGACGAAGCTGCAGAGGATGATCAGTTACTCAGCCCAGCATTATTTGAACTACATATCTCCCCATTGTTTGCGTACGATGACCTGGCATTTCTCAACCTGACCACTGCTGAAGGAATCAATTTGATAAAGAATTACAGGAAGAAGTGAAGTTAACCGACCAAGTAGACCTATAGAAGCAAGCGCCATTATGGAAACATTATCCGACCAGGACAGTGGCCTGTCGCGCGGCCTTGCCAAACGCCTCGCGCCGCCGAGCCCTTTAGACATTGAACGCAGGTTGAATGCAAACGATAAACAGAAACGCCTCAAAACGTGCACATTAAAAGCGTTGAGTCGAAGGGGTACTGACTGGAGCAGGTAGGAAGTCAAAAGGTAAATAAAGGAACAGCATTATTCATAAGTCATTCAGATCAAACTTCCATTGAAtcggcaatctcctcgctcATGGCACGAACGGTACCCTTGCTGACGGATCGTGATCGGAAATCCTCGTCGCTCATAAGATATTTGTTCTCTCCATCACTATCGCTCTCAATTTCGACATTTTCACCGAACCAGTATTTAGCACGCTTGCTCGTGCTAAGATTGGGCGTGAGGATACCATCATCGAATGTCCTTTTTGACACGGGAGTAGCAAGACCCTCGCTGGGTGTGTGACTCAAGATGGGGATTGCCTTGACGTAAAGGTAACAAACACGCTTGCGAATacggttgaagaagaaatagtGAAGGCTCCAGATGGCCCCGTCGTCCGCATCCGACGGATCCTCGTCCGGCGAATATGAGTAGATGTTGCACTCCTTAAGAGATAACTGTTCATCCAAGATCTTCCACATTCTCCGACCCCATCTGGCAGAAGCTTCAGAGTTGTATGATCCAGATACTGCGGACGGGGATGGGGGCGTAAGATCAAGTGTTTCGCGTGGGCGAAGATTAAACAGCGTAGAGTCGATTGTGTTCATTACCCTCTTCAAATTCTTCTCACGGTGGAAGTCCGAAGGTCGCAAAACATGTGAAAAATCGTAATCTGGGTGGCTGGCGTTCAGAGTCGCGATGAGGTACGCAAACGTCCGTCGACTTGAATGGTCACTCAGGGGTCCGAATGGGCTTGATCGGGACAGGTTCAGAGACGCGGCTGCATCCGATGCAGTTGGGGGTGACAGTGACGCAGATAAACGAAGGACAGACTCATACTGTGCTTCCAGTGATTGTTCAATGTTCTTGTAAAGCTTGCGATCGGACCGGGGGGCTTTGGTTATATACAGTTCGCAACCCCCAACAATGTGGCAGTCGGCCGTGTCGAAATTCAGGGAGCTCGTCACGTCTTCAAATTCGGGTAGAGGGAGAAACTATTGAAAGTCGTGTCAGTTCAGGCCACGGTTTGGGGCCTGCATGTATCTCACCTTcatcttgggcttgatggAGGTTCACCGCTCAATACAACATAGGCAGGATAAGACGAAAATAATATATGTATCGCAAGACTAAAGGCTTGCACAACTCTTCAAGAGAAATCTCCAAATAATGAAGTAACAAGGTGTTTCACAACTGAGGGTAAGTGATCCCTGTTGTCTTAGCTGAGCCACGGTCGCAGATAGAACCGGCAAAGGACAACGGCTAG
This sequence is a window from Aspergillus nidulans FGSC A4 chromosome IV. Protein-coding genes within it:
- a CDS encoding RNA polymerase III-inhibiting protein MAF1 (transcript_id=CADANIAT00000808) codes for the protein MKFLPLPEFEDVTSSLNFDTADCHIVGGCELYITKAPRSDRKLYKNIEQSLEAQYESVLRLSASLSPPTASDAAASLNLSRSSPFGPLSDHSSRRTFAYLIATLNASHPDYDFSHVLRPSDFHREKNLKRVMNTIDSTLFNLRPRETLDLTPPSPSAVSGSYNSEASARWGRRMWKILDEQLSLKECNIYSYSPDEDPSDADDGAIWSLHYFFFNRIRKRVCYLYVKAIPILSHTPSEGLATPVSKRTFDDGILTPNLSTSKRAKYWFGENVEIESDSDGENKYLMSDEDFRSRSVSKGTVRAMSEEIADSMEV